One Acidobacteriota bacterium DNA segment encodes these proteins:
- a CDS encoding 50S ribosomal protein L23, translated as MSEEYRVILHPIITEKSTELKDRDNILCFAVDPRANKIEIKKAVEKLFKVRVEEVRIVNVKGKKKRLGRFEGKRPDWKKAYVKLVKGEKRVEYVEGV; from the coding sequence GTGAGTGAGGAGTATAGGGTAATTCTTCATCCGATCATTACTGAGAAATCGACCGAGCTTAAAGACAGGGATAATATCCTTTGTTTTGCAGTTGATCCTCGGGCGAACAAGATAGAGATAAAGAAAGCAGTGGAGAAGTTGTTCAAAGTGCGGGTAGAGGAGGTGCGGATAGTGAATGTAAAGGGTAAGAAGAAGAGGCTCGGTCGGTTTGAGGGGAAAAGGCCTGATTGGAAGAAGGCTTATGTCAAATTGGTGAAGGGTGAAAAACGGGTGGAGTATGTCGAAGGGGTATAG